A stretch of DNA from Ranitomeya variabilis isolate aRanVar5 chromosome 1, aRanVar5.hap1, whole genome shotgun sequence:
AGAAAACTGTCAATTAATGGTGGAGGTGAGGTTATTCTACCAGAAAAAACAGTGATAAAGCAAAACTACAACACTATAGCAAGAAGCCCAGCAAGAGACCctacactggaatcagggtctctgtcactCTTCATGTTTACCTAAGAATAAACCTAGTGGAAGATCCCCTCTTAATATAAATTATTTTACATTCTATGGACCTCACTTCTCATTTTTACATTGTTCATTAAGCTGAAGAGCTTTTTTAATCCAAACATGGTGAAATCCTTCCATCCTATGCTGTGTCAGGAGAAATATGTCTATGTGGCCATACacttatattcagtatgagcccagACGcattgtatggatcactgtgttctGTTTATGCAACTGGAAGATAAGTATATAGTAATGCTTACACTAACAATGGCCAGAGTACATGAAACTAGTTCAGGCAACCAGGAGGCCAGTTTACATATACTCTGGGCTAACAGCATGAATGCAATGTACACTTAGGTTTACCGTAATTCTTCAAGCCTTGTTCATTTGCTGTCTGGTTTTTGAGATGTACACATCTCCCCCTGGTGGTATGAATACATACATAATACCTGCATGGGGGTCTTTTAACTACATTTTTGATGGGGGTCTTTTAACTACATTTTTGGATGCATTCTGTCCCAGAGTGCAGAAATGAATACATAAAATCCTCTTGATTGTTGCTACTTTTATTAATGATGTGGTGACATGGCTGCCTTCCATAGATCCTGTAGGTTACAAACTGCTCTTGCAGTCGGTGTATGTAATTTGGTGGACAATAAGATGTTTCAGTCACTCATGCCTGAAAAGTGAGCGGTAACGTAGCATGGATTGGGGCAGGGGGGCGGCTACCCTGGGAGTTCAAAATGTTGCCCCTTCCCTATGGCTCAAAACTAAAGCTTCAAAACAGAATAGGATTCTTCAGTCGTCCATGCATGTAAAGTGAGGCCCAGGCAGTGGAGTAGCATGAGGTCTAGCAAAGGAGCAACTGCCCTGGTTGCCATAGTGTCTAAGGGGGCAAAATTTTGCCCCTTCCCCACGCGACGTGCAAGTGAGTGCCCGCATGGAactgattatgcagagcataacagGTGAGATGAGTTTGTCATtgttgctgcgctctgcataggtagTAACCAAAATGACAACGATCATTATAGTGAAGTGAGCACAGCAACTGATGACAAATTTATGTCCATTGCTGCGCTTTACATAATCAGTGACGGAGATGACAGCAGAAGATTAGCATGTAATGAACAAAGACGGGATTGAATCAAGTGCAGTGCAGAAAATTACTCTCTTCAGTTATTACTAGGAATTACTTTTATATTGTTACACTTTTTCTAACCTTAACTAGGGTTAGGGATTgtgtagagttagaactagggctagggttaggcttaagagttgggttagggttggggttggggttgaggTTAGGACTAGGGTAATACAATTGTtacataaaacaaataaaaaagcaaaaaaatatatttttattaacatttttgaaaaaaaaaatgaaaaaattggtgaTCAAAGTGTAAACGATAGTTAAATCAGTATTTTCCTCAGATTACAACAGATGTGCATGGGGATCAATATTGGTGCAAAACAGAAAGCTTACTCCAAGTCACAGATTACGATGCAGGAACACTTCTTTGTAGCTTTATGTCCAGAAGGCTTCAGTGATCCTTTATTTTAGGAACTTCTACTGTCAATCCTTTTTTTTAGGCCTTTATCTACATAAAGCAAGCAGGGTCTAGTACGAGGTGTTCTTACATTGCCGATCTCTATTCTGGCTCATAGCTGTGTACTTAGCTTGGCATAGTAACAGGGTTTATGATGTTATGCTTTTATTTTTACCAGGACTATCAATAATACACAGTAGAAAAAAGGAAATAAACTATTGAAGGAGCGGAGGAGTGCCAACAGCATTGTCAAGCTCCTCATTTCTACAGCTAACATGATAAAAGCAATAATCATTTGTGTCTCGACCCAAGTTATTACTTTGTATAAAAATCTGATAATAGGTGACTTTAAAATAACGCCTAACTTGGCATGGATCCGGTAATCGGCTTCTACCATCAAAGCCCAACACATGAAGCCAAAGATCTGTCCGGGGTACAGTCCATGCCACCAAGCAGAAAAGGCGAAGGTGCTCAGTAACGGTTGCTTCGAGCAGTTTTGGAATATGAGTCTTCTGAGCCACTTTGCCGTGCTTTTATTCCAAGTCCTGGCAAAAGCTGAGATTCTGTGAGTTGTTTCTAAGGTATAGATGTTACCGTCAGTAAAATCTCCGTAGGAGCTTTCTCCTATGTAAAAGCCTGCGCTGCATAATAAGGCTTCATCCAGCAGCCACTGGGAGTAGTAGGTCAGTCTAAATAGCAACGCCATGCTCCACATTACACATACACATTCCCATCGCCTGCAGTTTGTGAGGTCGTATGGAAAGGTTATGTAGGCAAACAATATACTTTGTAATGCATGGAAGAAGAAGAATAAGGTGCAGGCTTTAATTACAGTCCGGATATCGCATACTTTACAGTTACTGATCTGCTTCTGGAATTCCACAAATGAACATAGCGGCCCACCCAGAAGTGCTGGGAAGAACAGTAAGTAGGAGAGGACCGCTAGTTTGGAGCACGCTGACAGATGATGAAGACCATTCTTCTTCGCCTCGTCTATGTTCACCGTCACTTTCTTTTCATGGATATCCAAGGCTAGAGATGTGATCTTTTGGGTCAGCAGCATGAGAGAAGAAATCATGATGAACACCCTATAGAAAGTATATCATGAAAATGCAAGAAATTAGTTTGACTAGTTAACACGTTTTCTAAGGGGAAATCCGACGATTGAAACTTATCATCTGCCCATAGGTCTCTGGGACAGGATCAAATACATGACACCTATCCTATGGATAAGAGATAAGTTGTAATTGTGGGATAAACCCTTTTAAGCAGATTACCCATGCCATTAATTTGTGGGGAAGGGGTAGGTGCACAGTTCATGGTTAGAGTACTGAGGAATCATGGTGGCTcagtgctttgcagcactggggtcctggattcaaatcccaccaaggataacatcttaAAGGAGTTTGTGGGTTTTCTCCCAAACTCTGAAtacttactgatagggaatctagattgtgagccccaatggggacagtgccgataatggctGTAAAGCGCTGTAGAAGTGAGTAAAATAAAGATACTGTAGTTTtaaggttgttttttttaaataaatgaataatacacattaaaattaaaaaaaataatattatcagaaaaaaatgcttatTTCTCCTCCTGAGCTGATCTGTCATTCTCAAATCATgagtaaaatctgtgttcagtgaagacgGATTTCCTTATTACAGAGATGACAGATGGTTCTCATAAAATTCGTTGGAGACACAAAGAGGCAGGAGGCGGGTGGAGCTGGAAGCAGATACAGATATTCTGCTGTAAGTTCTCCTGAAACGACAGGTACAAGTAAAAAGTATTTCCACCAAAAATTGAAAACTGATTATAAATAGTATGGTGGCTCAGTAAATAGCATGGTAGATTGGAGTTCTGATATTTTGGGTTCGAATGCGACCAAGGGCAACCTCGACATGAAGTTTATGTGGGTTTCCTCACAAACTCCAAAAACAACTGATAGGTGGTTTCACTATAATATTGACTCTAGTGTAGATGTGAGGCCTGTATTAAATGCTGTatctaggactttttttttttttactacaagtCTAAAACTAACAGGCAGATAGATGCTATGTAAATGCCTGTTCTATTCAGCGCccatccttaaggccccgtcacacttagagacgctgcagcgatacagacaacgatgccgatcgctgcagcgtcgctgtttagtcgctgtgtggtcgctggggagctgtcacacagaccactctccagcgaccaacgatgccgaggtccccggataaccagggtaaacatcgggttgctaagcgcagggccgcgcttagtaacccgatgtttaccctggttaccagtgtaaaatgtaaaaaaacaaacagtacatactcaccttcgcgtcccccggcgtccgcttcctgcactgactgagcgctggccataacagcagagcggtgacgtcaccgctgtgctgtacattcactttacggccggcagtcagtcagtgcgggaagcagacggcaagggacctgacggacaccggaatgtgagtatgtactgtttgtttttttttacatttacgatggtaaccagggtaaacatcgggttactaagcgcggccctgcgcttagtaacccgatgtttaccctggttaccagtgaagacatcgctgaatccgtgtcgcacacaccgattcagcgatgtcagcgggacctcaacgatcaaaaaaaggtccaggccattccgacacgaccagcgatctcacagcaggggcctggtcgctggtacatgtcaaacatagcgagatcgctactgaggtcgctgttgcgtcacaaaacttgtgactcagcagcgatctcgctagcgatctcgctaagtgtgacggggcctttagaagggTTGTTCCCATCACAAAGTGTGGGGCTGgccaccaacttcagcacacctCAAATCCACTACATAGAGACGTCCTGCAGTTGGATTTCCTGCACAACCAGTGGTTGGCAGcaactacagtgggggaaataagtatttgatcccttgctgattttgtacgtttgcccactgacaaagacatgaacagtctataattttaagggtaggttaattttaacattgagagacaagaatatcaaaaataaaatccagaaaaccacattgtatacattatataaatttatttgcatgttgcagtgagaaataagtctttgatcccctactaaccatttagagttctgactcctacagatcagttagatgctcctaatcaactcgttacctgcattaaagacagctgtcttacatagtcacctttatcaaagactcctgtccacagattcaattaattagtcagactgtaacctctacaacaaggccaagaccaaagagctttaggctgccgtcacactagcagtatttgatcagtattttacataagtatttgtaagccaaaaccaggagtggaacaaatagaggaaaagtataatagaaacataatcaccacttctgcatttatcacccactcctggttttgacttacaaatactgatgtaaaatactgaccaaatactgctagtgtgacggcagccttataaggatgtcagggacaagattatagaattgcacaaagctggaatgggctacaaaaccataaataagggcgagaaggagacaactgttggtgcaatagtaagaaaatggaagaaatacaaaatgactgacaATCAACATTGATCTGAGGTACCATTCAAAATTTAACTTgttgggtatccttgatcatgaggaaggtgagagatcagcctataactacacggggggaacttgttaaggatctcaaggcagctgggaccacagtcaccaagaacacCATTGGTAACACTTTAcatcgtaaaggtttaaaatcctacagtggccgcaaggtccccctgctcaagaaggcacatatgcaggcccatctgaagtttaccaatgaacacctggatgattctgagagtgattgggagaaggtgctgtggtcagatgagacaaaaattgaggtctctggcattaactcaactcgccgtgcttggaggaagagaaatgctgcctatgacccaaagaacacccaccccactgtcaagcatggaggtggaaacattatgttttgggggtgtttctctgctaagggcacaggactacttcacctcatcaatgggagaatggatggagccatgtaccgtaaaatcctgagtgacaacctcattccctccaccaggacattaaaaatgggttgtggctgggtcttccagcaagacaatgacccaaaacatatagccaaggcaacaaaggagtggctcaaaaaagaagcacattaaggtcatggtgtggcctagccagagggagttgaagctccgaattgctaacatgtgcacaaacctcatcatccattacaaaaaagtctgactgctgtgcttgccaacaagggttttgccaccaagtattaagtcttgtttgccagagggatcaaatacttatttctccctgcaaatgcaaatacatgtatataattcatacaatgtgattgtctagattttatttttgatattctctcaatgttaaaagtaacctacctttaaaattatagactgttcatgtctttgtcagtgggcaaacttacaaaatcagcaagggatcaagtatttatttcccctactgtacatgtaaagaaaaaaaaacaaaaaaaacaattacaaTTAATGGCATgtcctagcgatgtgccatcactgATTTATAAACTATATACATCTTGCCAGGATCAGTCCCCTTTTGTTTTCTGATATCTGGATATTGTATCTTTTCTGGTCTGTTATACTTACTCTACAGTCATTATTTCCTCTAAATAGTATTGTCTGTATATCATCCATAGGTGGCACACAGTTTGCCATGCCATCTGCAGCAGAAAGGCCCATCTGTGTACGAAATGGTAGCTGACTGTGTGAAATATCACTGTAGCACCCAGGGCAGGGGTGAACACCAATATGGCATAACGACCCATTGACATACTGGCTAAAATCACTCCTCCAGCTAGTAGATAGAAGTATCTGAAATACAAAGGACAACAATACAGTTTGTACTACAAAAGTTAATAAGTATCTCGTCAAAACCTTAGTTTATATACGAATAGcttaaaaagtaagtaaaaaaTAGCATTTTCATGTTTACAAGCTCTATGTCATATGAATATAAAACAACGATGCTTA
This window harbors:
- the MBOAT4 gene encoding membrane-bound ghrelin O-acyltransferase MBOAT4; this encodes MSMGRYAILVFTPALGATVIFHTVSYHFVHRWAFLLQMAWQTVCHLWMIYRQYYLEEIMTVEVFIMISSLMLLTQKITSLALDIHEKKVTVNIDEAKKNGLHHLSACSKLAVLSYLLFFPALLGGPLCSFVEFQKQISNCKVCDIRTVIKACTLFFFFHALQSILFAYITFPYDLTNCRRWECVCVMWSMALLFRLTYYSQWLLDEALLCSAGFYIGESSYGDFTDGNIYTLETTHRISAFARTWNKSTAKWLRRLIFQNCSKQPLLSTFAFSAWWHGLYPGQIFGFMCWALMVEADYRIHAKLGVILKSPIIRFLYKVITWVETQMIIAFIMLAVEMRSLTMLLALLRSFNSLFPFFYCVLLIVLVKIKA